In Fusobacterium nucleatum, the genomic stretch ACTTTTTGATTTTCTTTTCCACAGTTTGAAACCATAATAATTTTATCCATATTTCCAGTTTTTATAAGTGCTTGTTTTAAGTTTTCAAAATTTCTACTAACTTTCATAAAAACTATATTGTCATTATTTTCTAATTCAAATTCAATATTAGTTTTCTTGTTAAGTGATACAACTTTTAAAGTTTCATCTCCTATCATAAGTGGAAAATTAAATCTTGAAGCCATATCAACAAATGATGAAATTCCTGGAACTGTTTCAACTAAATATTTTTTAGGTAAATGTTCCAAAATATAGACATAAGTACTATATGTCATAGTATCTCCAATAGTTAAGAAACCAACATTTTTTCCTTCATCTAAAAGTTTTTGAACTATCTTAGTGTTTTCTTTTCTTGCATTTTCCCTTTCTTCAAGAGATTTTAGCATAGGAAATTCAACAAAAACTTTCTCCACATCTTCTTTCATATATTGTTTTGCTATTTCATAGGCAACGCTACCATCATCTTTTTTAGCTTCTGGTAATATTACCACATCTAATTTTTTTAAGGTGTTTATTGCTTTTAAAGTTATCTCCTCTGGGTCTCCCACACCAACACCTATACCATAAAATTTGTTAGTCATCATCTCTCCTCTTAATTTTTTTATATTTATTCTTTATAACTATTAATTTTTTTTAAAAACTCCATCTCTTTTGGGTCTGCTTCTTTTATGCTAAATAGATAATACATTGCTTTTTCTACTTCTTTTTTTATTGTAGATATTATATTAACTTTTAATAAGTATCCTTTCATAAAAATTCCTGTTGCAATAGTGTAGATTTCCTTATCATTTTCATAATAACTATATTCATAACATTTAAACTTTGAACTTATATGATTTGGTATCCTGTATTCTTTTTTATTCTCTACTTTACTCATTATATTTTCAAATACTGCCAAAATATCTGGAATATCAGCTTCCATCTTTTTATAATTATCATCTTTTAAAATATTAAGAGAGTAAACTCTCATACTTAAATTACTATTTGGTGAAAAAAATATATTTTCCAAAATAGTTGAGTTATTAATCTCAATTTCTGAAAATCTTCTATCCCAATCAATTGGTAACTCTATTGACCATTTATCATCAATATAAAATTTCTTTTTCTCAGGAGTAGAATTTTCTAAAAATACTCCAAATAGAGAAAAAAGAAGTGATATAATACCCATATTTTATTATCCTCCATTTCTTTTTAATTTATTTTCTTAATACTATAAAAATATTCCAACATTTTTTCTATTTCTTTCTCTGAAATTGAATAAAAATTAGCTATTAATAAATTTCCTTTTAATATTATAAAATAACAAATAGCATATAATTCAGTACCATTTTCATCAAAAGAATATTCATAGGCTTCCACTTTTGTATTTTTTATTTTTATTTTATTTAAGTCTAGTTTTTTCTTTTTTATTTTTGAATTAGGATATTTTTTCTTTAAATCTTCTAATAAATTTATATTTTGATTTTCTTCAATATCATAATTATATATTTTAATCATAGAATAAAAAGGAATATTTGGATAAAAAGAATAGTATTGTTGATAGGAACTTCTACCTTCCATTTGCCAATCTTCTGGTAAAGAAATATTCCATTCATTATCAATATTAAAAACTTCTGTTTTCT encodes the following:
- the cobI gene encoding precorrin-2 C(20)-methyltransferase; this encodes MTNKFYGIGVGVGDPEEITLKAINTLKKLDVVILPEAKKDDGSVAYEIAKQYMKEDVEKVFVEFPMLKSLEERENARKENTKIVQKLLDEGKNVGFLTIGDTMTYSTYVYILEHLPKKYLVETVPGISSFVDMASRFNFPLMIGDETLKVVSLNKKTNIEFELENNDNIVFMKVSRNFENLKQALIKTGNMDKIIMVSNCGKENQKVYYDIKDLTEDDIPYFTTLIVKKGGFKKWKKFTL